The Mesorhizobium loti genome includes a region encoding these proteins:
- a CDS encoding extracellular solute-binding protein, with product MPFIRPAWAQKQTVRALMWEAYVLPDVVSKFEEENNVKFVATFFDGNSEAYNKLRVGGAKEFDLVQADGFWPQLYFRDGLIRSVDYAQVPSAANYLPEFHAEKFKVLTDPASGSKIGYPFCWGAYGITYNAAVVAPEKTGTIECMFDPALSGQLSTSSRFEENIALAALLVTHRLGSREKPRPDGKPFNPYVLTDEELEGVKKLLVEQKALLLTRYQDNPTLFQLLQSGAVVAATEFAQVFRQLLTAKDANPKQDFRHTLKMKEGGLGWVDTWLVTSGVEDGPKLDLCNKFIDRMISSEIMKRIGEVAGCSTTIDLRAISTEEERKLYLMDRSSEIADLFMFDQPSSPEKWERVWSNVQAA from the coding sequence ATGCCGTTCATCCGGCCCGCCTGGGCGCAAAAGCAGACGGTGCGGGCGCTGATGTGGGAGGCCTATGTCCTTCCCGACGTCGTTTCGAAGTTCGAGGAAGAGAACAACGTCAAGTTTGTCGCCACTTTCTTCGATGGCAATTCCGAAGCTTACAACAAACTGCGCGTCGGCGGTGCCAAGGAATTCGATCTGGTCCAGGCTGACGGCTTCTGGCCGCAGCTCTATTTTCGAGACGGACTGATCCGCAGTGTCGACTACGCACAGGTGCCGAGCGCGGCAAACTACCTTCCGGAATTCCATGCCGAAAAATTCAAGGTGCTGACCGACCCGGCATCCGGCAGCAAGATCGGCTATCCGTTCTGCTGGGGCGCCTATGGCATCACGTACAACGCGGCGGTCGTCGCGCCGGAGAAGACGGGTACGATTGAATGCATGTTCGATCCCGCTTTATCGGGCCAGTTGTCCACCAGCTCGCGTTTCGAGGAAAACATTGCCCTGGCGGCATTGTTGGTGACGCATCGCTTGGGCTCGCGTGAGAAACCGCGCCCCGACGGAAAGCCTTTCAACCCATATGTCCTGACCGATGAGGAACTTGAGGGTGTCAAGAAATTGCTGGTCGAACAGAAGGCACTGCTTCTGACCCGCTATCAGGACAATCCGACATTGTTCCAGCTTCTGCAGAGCGGCGCCGTGGTGGCGGCGACCGAGTTCGCGCAGGTATTCCGGCAACTTCTGACGGCCAAGGACGCCAATCCGAAGCAGGATTTCCGCCATACGCTCAAGATGAAGGAAGGCGGGCTGGGCTGGGTCGACACGTGGCTTGTAACGTCCGGTGTCGAGGATGGCCCCAAGCTCGACCTGTGCAACAAGTTCATCGACAGGATGATCTCATCGGAGATCATGAAGCGGATCGGCGAAGTGGCCGGCTGCTCGACCACCATCGATCTCAGGGCGATCTCGACCGAGGAAGAACGCAAGCTCTATCTGATGGACCGGTCGAGCGAGATCGCGGATCTTTTCATGTTCGATCAGCCATCCTCTCCCGAGAAATGGGAGCGAGTTTGGTCTAACGTCCAGGCAGCCTAA
- a CDS encoding aspartate aminotransferase family protein: MNISQTDTSHSRNILEHGKRSLIHDPLGGDEAKITLVRAKGSHVWDDQGRQYLDCTSQAWSNNLGANDPRVVEAAIAQLREITHARPNFNTIPLLKLTAKLREISPGDLNRVGYCLHGSLAVEMAMKLAFKNKPGRHNIIVLQDAYHGRSLTTMAASWPHPNNPFLPIQPRFTRVPHPDPYRPRLGMDVEMESKLCLRLLEETIHKGVDGGVVAIMMEPIPGNGGHIDLPLSFLRGVRDICDRNDIILIWDEIQSCFGRTGAMFAADYFGIVPDIMTFGKGISGGFPLAGILASERLTGFESGEDALTFGQFPVAMAAAVATIDAIIADDLCGKARDHGAFATQRLHEMADRRKLIGDIRGPGLFVSLELVKDRVSKEPAMKAASEVYRRGLEKGVLFGESRYAGLGNLIKVKPPLDCTHEDMSHALDVLDDVLGSIEADGIA, from the coding sequence ATGAATATCAGCCAGACAGACACGTCTCATTCCAGGAACATCTTGGAACACGGTAAGCGATCGCTGATCCACGATCCATTGGGAGGCGACGAAGCAAAGATTACGCTGGTGCGCGCCAAGGGGTCGCATGTCTGGGACGACCAGGGCCGCCAATATCTCGACTGCACCTCCCAGGCGTGGTCGAACAATCTCGGCGCCAACGATCCACGTGTGGTGGAAGCGGCGATCGCCCAGTTGCGCGAAATCACCCACGCCCGGCCGAACTTCAACACGATCCCGCTGCTCAAGCTCACCGCGAAGCTGCGCGAGATCTCGCCCGGCGACTTGAATCGCGTTGGCTATTGCCTGCACGGCAGCCTGGCCGTCGAAATGGCCATGAAGCTTGCGTTCAAGAACAAGCCTGGTCGCCACAACATCATCGTGCTGCAGGACGCCTATCATGGCCGTTCGCTGACCACGATGGCAGCGAGTTGGCCGCATCCAAACAACCCTTTCCTGCCGATCCAGCCGCGCTTCACCCGTGTGCCGCATCCGGATCCCTATCGTCCGCGATTGGGCATGGACGTCGAGATGGAATCAAAACTCTGTCTGCGACTGCTGGAAGAGACGATCCACAAGGGTGTCGATGGCGGTGTCGTCGCCATCATGATGGAGCCGATCCCAGGCAATGGCGGCCATATCGATCTGCCGCTGTCGTTCCTGAGAGGCGTGCGCGACATTTGCGACCGGAACGACATCATCCTGATCTGGGACGAGATCCAGAGTTGCTTTGGCCGCACGGGTGCGATGTTCGCGGCCGACTATTTCGGCATCGTTCCCGACATCATGACCTTCGGCAAGGGCATCAGCGGCGGTTTCCCGTTGGCCGGCATCCTGGCGAGCGAGCGGCTGACCGGTTTCGAATCGGGCGAGGATGCGCTGACCTTCGGTCAGTTTCCGGTCGCGATGGCGGCGGCCGTCGCCACGATCGACGCGATCATCGCCGACGATCTGTGCGGCAAGGCACGCGACCACGGCGCCTTCGCGACACAGCGTCTCCACGAGATGGCGGACCGCCGCAAGCTGATTGGCGATATCCGCGGCCCTGGCCTGTTCGTCTCGCTCGAACTCGTCAAGGACCGGGTCAGCAAGGAGCCGGCCATGAAGGCCGCCTCGGAAGTCTACCGGCGCGGTCTCGAGAAGGGCGTGCTCTTTGGCGAAAGCCGCTATGCCGGCCTCGGCAACCTGATCAAGGTGAAGCCGCCGCTGGACTGCACGCATGAAGACATGTCGCACGCACTCGACGTGCTCGACGATGTGCTCGGCTCGATCGAGGCCGACGGAATCGCATAA
- a CDS encoding LysR family transcriptional regulator, protein MTLMNIQVRHIRSFIAVANERSFARAAEKLSVSQPALSQTIIQLEETLGFPVFERTTRSVSLTPSGEKLLIGARTLNQSLEAFYVEARSLQLVLKNELRVGYMIGTAVQFIPAIIREFERIRPGATLHLQEFDFSDPTAGLRDGKVDCGIIRPPIDLDGIDIVEIAREKCVACLPTGHRLSRQETVMLDDILDEPIVAAPVAGVWRDYWLANDYRIDRPAKVVFEAATVESELQAVASGRGISITADSTAQYYARPGVVFRPILDMRECVIAIGHRGTPNKLVADFISVVNRVSKG, encoded by the coding sequence GTGACGCTTATGAATATCCAGGTCCGGCACATTCGCTCCTTCATCGCCGTCGCGAATGAGAGGAGCTTTGCGCGGGCTGCCGAAAAGCTGAGTGTTTCGCAGCCAGCCCTGTCGCAGACCATCATCCAATTGGAGGAGACCCTTGGCTTTCCAGTGTTCGAACGCACAACCCGTAGCGTCAGCCTGACGCCATCCGGCGAAAAACTGCTGATCGGGGCGCGGACGCTGAACCAGTCGCTTGAAGCATTTTATGTCGAGGCAAGGTCGCTGCAACTCGTGCTCAAGAACGAATTGCGTGTCGGCTATATGATCGGTACCGCGGTGCAGTTCATTCCAGCGATCATTCGAGAGTTTGAACGAATTCGTCCGGGAGCCACCTTGCATCTGCAGGAGTTTGATTTCTCGGATCCGACTGCCGGTTTGAGGGACGGCAAGGTCGATTGTGGCATCATCCGGCCACCGATCGATCTCGACGGCATCGATATTGTCGAAATCGCACGCGAGAAATGCGTCGCGTGCCTCCCAACGGGGCACCGCCTCAGTCGGCAGGAGACGGTTATGCTCGACGACATACTCGACGAGCCGATCGTCGCCGCGCCGGTGGCGGGTGTATGGCGCGACTACTGGCTGGCCAATGACTACCGCATCGATAGGCCGGCGAAAGTTGTGTTCGAGGCCGCCACTGTCGAATCCGAGCTTCAAGCGGTGGCCTCCGGCCGCGGCATAAGCATCACCGCCGACAGTACCGCGCAATACTACGCACGGCCGGGCGTGGTCTTCAGGCCGATCCTCGACATGCGCGAATGCGTCATCGCCATCGGCCACAGAGGCACGCCAAACAAGCTGGTCGCGGATTTCATTTCGGTTGTAAACCGCGTTTCCAAAGGCTGA
- the radC gene encoding DNA repair protein RadC has product MGNTSDDDERSFFAEVPMRPAAKAKAADEKPHYLGHRDRLRERFASAGPDALPDYELLELLLFRLIPRADTKPVAKALLARFGTLAEVLGAPLGLLQEVKGIGPAVALDLKIVAATAQRMARGEVHGREILSSWQQLLDYCRSAMAFEAREQFRILFLDKKNALIADEVQQTGTVDHTPVYPREVIKRALELSATAIILAHNHPSGDPTPSRADIEMTKEIIETGKRLGIAVHDHIIIGRKGHASMKGLLLI; this is encoded by the coding sequence ATGGGGAACACCAGCGACGACGACGAGCGGAGTTTCTTCGCCGAAGTGCCGATGCGGCCAGCGGCGAAAGCCAAGGCGGCAGACGAAAAGCCGCATTATCTCGGCCATCGCGACCGCCTGCGCGAGCGCTTTGCCTCGGCGGGTCCGGATGCCCTGCCCGACTACGAATTGCTGGAACTTCTGCTGTTTCGCCTGATCCCCCGCGCCGACACCAAGCCGGTGGCCAAGGCATTGCTGGCACGCTTCGGCACGCTGGCCGAAGTTCTTGGCGCGCCTCTTGGCTTGCTGCAGGAGGTCAAGGGCATCGGCCCGGCGGTGGCGCTCGACCTGAAGATCGTCGCCGCGACGGCGCAGCGCATGGCGCGCGGCGAGGTCCACGGCCGCGAGATCCTCTCGTCCTGGCAACAGCTTCTCGACTATTGCCGCTCAGCCATGGCCTTCGAGGCGCGCGAGCAGTTCCGCATCCTGTTCCTCGACAAGAAGAACGCGCTGATTGCCGACGAAGTGCAGCAGACGGGCACGGTCGACCACACACCGGTCTATCCGCGAGAAGTGATCAAGCGCGCGCTCGAACTCTCGGCGACCGCCATTATCCTGGCCCACAATCACCCGTCAGGAGACCCAACGCCATCACGAGCCGATATCGAGATGACGAAGGAAATTATCGAGACCGGCAAGCGGCTGGGCATTGCCGTGCATGACCACATCATCATCGGGCGCAAGGGGCATGCAAGTATGAAGGGATTGTTGCTGATCTGA
- a CDS encoding MipA/OmpV family protein — MFAKIDSGLFAGRASLAAMAILFSTHSGVVLAADAIAVDTDDFTPPPEPSRFGRIEQKLADWHVVLGGGAIIAPKYEGSDEFEIMPVPFVTATFRDTVTIDPTGANIAVYDQGPFALSARLGYEMGRKEDDSDHLRGLGDVDMGATVGAKAAVKFGPAEIFAQLDKTIGGSDGLLGTVGIEVTQPLSQSLMIGASASVVFADENYMQAYFGVTPEQAARSGLARYDAGAGLKRADFSVSATYMLNQNWMVRGQAGVGILVGDAADSPVVVDKIQPSGMLLVGYRF, encoded by the coding sequence ATGTTCGCCAAGATCGATTCTGGACTGTTCGCCGGCCGGGCCTCTCTTGCGGCGATGGCAATCCTGTTTTCAACGCATTCGGGGGTCGTGCTGGCGGCCGACGCCATTGCCGTCGATACCGATGATTTCACCCCGCCGCCCGAGCCTTCCCGTTTCGGGCGCATCGAACAGAAACTGGCCGACTGGCATGTCGTGCTTGGTGGCGGCGCCATCATCGCCCCCAAATACGAGGGCAGCGACGAGTTCGAGATCATGCCGGTGCCTTTTGTCACGGCGACATTCCGCGACACGGTGACGATCGATCCGACGGGCGCCAACATCGCCGTCTATGACCAGGGGCCGTTCGCATTGAGTGCGCGGCTTGGCTATGAGATGGGCCGCAAGGAAGACGACTCCGATCATCTGCGCGGCTTGGGCGATGTCGACATGGGCGCAACAGTCGGCGCGAAGGCCGCGGTGAAGTTCGGCCCGGCTGAAATCTTCGCACAACTGGACAAGACCATCGGCGGCAGCGATGGCCTGTTGGGCACGGTCGGCATCGAGGTGACCCAGCCTCTGTCGCAATCGTTGATGATCGGCGCCAGCGCATCCGTCGTCTTTGCCGACGAGAATTACATGCAGGCCTATTTTGGCGTCACGCCGGAACAGGCGGCCCGCTCGGGGCTGGCGCGCTATGATGCCGGCGCCGGCTTGAAGCGCGCCGATTTTTCCGTCTCCGCCACATATATGCTCAACCAGAACTGGATGGTGCGTGGCCAGGCGGGGGTCGGCATTCTTGTGGGTGACGCCGCCGACAGCCCTGTTGTCGTCGACAAGATCCAGCCTTCCGGGATGCTTCTCGTCGGATACAGGTTTTAA
- a CDS encoding response regulator transcription factor, translating into MQAAANSSRSDLDAGFKSARQGWRILIVEDDIEIARMLGETLTDNGMIVEIAESGVQMNAALRNQKFDLIVLDVMLPGENGLNICRRLRAGTNIPILMLTALGEEIDRIFGLEIGADDYVTKPFSARELTARIRALLRRTAYAPDERDRSKVLRFNGWRLDPIRRQLHDPSNARVATTTHEFDLLLAFCRNAGRVLSREELLSVTHAGLAGPIERSVDVHVSRIRQKIEKDARDPVLLRTVRLGGYIFTATVEEA; encoded by the coding sequence ATGCAGGCCGCGGCAAACTCGAGCCGGAGCGATCTGGACGCCGGGTTCAAATCGGCGAGGCAAGGTTGGCGGATCCTCATTGTCGAAGACGATATCGAGATCGCGCGCATGCTGGGTGAGACGCTCACCGATAACGGCATGATCGTGGAAATCGCCGAGAGCGGCGTCCAGATGAATGCCGCGCTTCGCAACCAGAAATTCGATCTCATCGTGCTCGATGTCATGCTGCCGGGTGAAAACGGTCTCAACATCTGCCGCCGTCTTCGTGCGGGAACCAACATTCCGATCTTGATGCTGACCGCGCTTGGAGAAGAAATCGACCGTATCTTCGGACTGGAAATCGGCGCGGATGATTATGTGACGAAACCATTCAGCGCGCGCGAGCTGACGGCCCGGATACGGGCGTTGCTGCGCCGCACGGCCTATGCGCCCGACGAGCGGGACCGGTCGAAGGTGCTTCGCTTCAACGGCTGGCGCCTCGATCCCATCCGTCGGCAATTGCATGATCCGAGCAATGCCCGGGTTGCGACGACGACGCATGAATTCGACCTGCTGCTTGCTTTCTGCCGCAATGCGGGCCGAGTTCTCTCGCGCGAGGAACTTCTCAGCGTGACCCATGCCGGGCTTGCCGGACCGATCGAACGAAGCGTCGATGTGCATGTCAGCCGGATCCGCCAGAAGATCGAAAAGGACGCGCGCGATCCGGTGCTTCTCAGGACCGTTCGGCTGGGTGGCTATATCTTCACCGCGACGGTGGAGGAAGCATGA
- the map gene encoding type I methionyl aminopeptidase: MVTYLDAATAPLRNTGQIRLYGEDGFAGMRKACDLTARCLDELVPMVEPGVTTETIDRFVFEFGMDHGALPATLNYRGYTKSSCTSINHVVCHGIPDNKPLKDGDIVNIDVTYILDGWHGDSSRMYPVGTIKRAAERLLEVTHECLMRGIAAVRPGARTGAIGAAIQTFAEGERCSVVRDFCGHGVGQLFHDAPNILHYGSANEGVEMRPGMIFTIEPMINLGRPHVKVLSDGWTAVTRDRSLSAQYEHTIGVTDTGCEIFTLSPKKLDRPGLPA, translated from the coding sequence ATGGTCACCTATCTCGACGCCGCCACGGCACCACTCAGAAACACTGGCCAGATTCGCCTCTATGGCGAGGACGGCTTTGCCGGCATGCGCAAGGCATGCGATCTCACCGCGCGCTGTCTCGACGAACTGGTGCCGATGGTCGAACCCGGCGTCACCACCGAAACCATCGACCGCTTCGTCTTCGAATTCGGCATGGACCATGGCGCGCTGCCGGCGACACTCAACTATCGCGGCTACACGAAATCGTCCTGTACCTCGATCAATCATGTCGTCTGCCACGGCATTCCCGACAACAAACCGCTCAAGGATGGCGACATCGTCAACATCGACGTCACCTACATCCTCGACGGCTGGCACGGCGATTCCTCGCGCATGTATCCGGTCGGCACGATCAAGCGCGCCGCCGAGCGCCTGCTCGAAGTCACGCATGAATGCTTGATGCGCGGCATTGCGGCGGTCAGGCCCGGCGCACGCACCGGCGCCATCGGCGCCGCCATCCAGACCTTTGCCGAGGGCGAGCGCTGCTCGGTGGTGCGCGATTTCTGCGGCCACGGCGTCGGCCAGCTTTTCCATGACGCACCGAACATCCTGCACTATGGCAGCGCCAATGAGGGCGTCGAGATGCGGCCCGGCATGATCTTCACCATCGAGCCGATGATCAATCTCGGCCGGCCGCACGTGAAGGTTCTGTCGGACGGCTGGACTGCGGTGACGCGCGACCGCTCGCTGTCGGCGCAGTACGAGCACACGATCGGCGTGACCGACACCGGGTGCGAGATTTTCACCCTGTCGCCCAAAAAGCTCGATCGCCCCGGCCTGCCGGCTTAA
- a CDS encoding DUF982 domain-containing protein, which yields MDRLQFEVPVRIAPAPGLPVEEIYGVEQALDFLQDWPARRQGPIYQKAFNACFGATVDVVKTEDACRAFMAFCRASGLIARDMMTPRKRGGEARALQA from the coding sequence ATGGACAGACTGCAATTCGAGGTGCCGGTGCGCATAGCACCCGCGCCCGGCCTGCCAGTCGAGGAGATCTACGGCGTCGAACAGGCGCTCGATTTTCTCCAGGACTGGCCTGCGCGCCGTCAGGGCCCGATCTATCAGAAAGCGTTCAACGCCTGCTTTGGCGCCACGGTGGACGTGGTCAAGACCGAGGACGCGTGCCGGGCGTTCATGGCGTTTTGCCGCGCGAGCGGACTGATAGCCAGGGACATGATGACGCCGCGCAAGCGCGGCGGCGAGGCGAGGGCGCTCCAGGCCTGA